From one Mesomycoplasma ovipneumoniae genomic stretch:
- the rsmG gene encoding 16S rRNA (guanine(527)-N(7))-methyltransferase RsmG, with the protein MYKEKVKLLVDLDVFEKLEQYVKLIEFCNQKFNLTGFSGDILWKEGILESILTMNFIRNLLKKENISEKPKILDIGAGVGFPSIPYLIFDPKIDLTICESMQKRCQFLKKVSETLGIKFNLVCKSVQEIENDNFDLVTARAVANLEKLDKIVNKIKTKNTIFAFIKGPKIFEELKNCKNCDYQVVEFANNLDKKIFIAFKKI; encoded by the coding sequence ATGTATAAAGAAAAAGTAAAGTTACTTGTTGATTTAGATGTATTTGAAAAACTTGAACAATACGTAAAATTAATCGAATTTTGTAATCAAAAATTTAATTTAACCGGTTTTTCAGGCGATATTCTTTGAAAAGAAGGCATCCTTGAGTCCATTCTTACAATGAATTTTATAAGAAATTTATTGAAAAAAGAAAACATTTCAGAAAAACCAAAAATTTTAGATATTGGGGCGGGTGTAGGCTTTCCTTCAATTCCGTATTTAATTTTTGATCCAAAAATTGACTTGACTATTTGCGAGTCTATGCAAAAAAGGTGCCAATTTTTAAAAAAAGTATCTGAAACTCTGGGAATTAAATTTAATTTAGTTTGTAAATCAGTCCAAGAAATTGAAAACGACAATTTTGATCTTGTGACAGCCCGAGCAGTTGCAAATCTAGAAAAACTCGATAAAATTGTTAATAAAATCAAGACTAAAAATACAATATTTGCCTTTATTAAAGGCCCAAAAATTTTTGAAGAACTCAAAAATTGCAAAAACTGCGATTATCAGGTAGTAGAATTTGCCAATAATCTTGATAAAAAAATTTTTATAGCATTTAAAAAAATATAA
- a CDS encoding cation-translocating P-type ATPase, which yields MELLIAIASHVSFIYSAVSFLYKISTGDKISMEFFEVSIILFLFFNAGKYLEEKLQKKSSSDFQGILKLKNRYSHIIVDGKKEQILTSKITPGNIVFVPKGEVIPTDSTLNSDFATIDYSSINGESLPIEFAKNQEILSGSINIGEPIHLTSTKKAQDSFLMQTINRLESIFETPSKIERVSTKIVSLFTPTVLILSFLAFAIWVIIGYSLGDFEKIYTGFTPPRNSHPLYVGAHIGVAVLVISCPCAFGIAAPMAIYSSSILASKNRILFANSEIYEKIITTKTIIFDKTGTLTEGKPKVVEFQGDSSFWPLIKEMAQNSKHPISLSIHNFLPENQVKFDNFKVSEISGQGLEHIDLDSNKYSLISHEFAKNNNFLIDDSFNFDKIGNYTVFAKNDRVIAVFLIIDQVKESAKKVVKKFQSQGLNCIIASGDNPKNVENVAKILGIKQFYANLKPNDKFELVEKLKKDTPIIFVGDGLNDILALKSADLSIAFESGSNLSNSIADISLFETDLVMVYKSIEIIKKTNKLVKLNFLWAILFNSLFIPLAFLGFINPVFSMSLMLFSSIFLIVNTIIFKKRHQKFLEKAI from the coding sequence ATGGAATTGCTAATAGCGATTGCAAGCCATGTTTCATTTATTTATTCTGCAGTTTCATTTTTGTATAAAATAAGCACCGGTGATAAAATTAGTATGGAATTTTTTGAAGTTTCAATTATTCTGTTCTTGTTTTTTAATGCTGGTAAATATCTTGAGGAAAAACTACAAAAAAAATCAAGTTCAGACTTTCAAGGAATACTAAAATTAAAAAATCGCTATTCACATATAATAGTCGATGGCAAAAAAGAACAAATTTTAACTAGTAAAATTACTCCTGGTAATATTGTTTTTGTTCCAAAAGGCGAAGTTATTCCAACTGATTCAACCCTAAATTCTGACTTTGCAACTATCGATTACTCGTCAATTAACGGTGAGTCTTTGCCGATTGAATTTGCTAAAAATCAAGAAATTTTGTCCGGAAGTATCAATATTGGCGAACCGATTCACCTAACTTCCACAAAAAAAGCCCAAGATTCATTTTTAATGCAAACAATTAACAGATTAGAGTCAATTTTTGAAACTCCTTCCAAAATTGAAAGAGTTTCAACTAAAATAGTTTCACTTTTTACCCCAACTGTTTTAATTTTGTCATTTTTGGCTTTTGCAATCTGAGTCATAATCGGTTATTCACTTGGTGATTTTGAAAAAATTTATACAGGTTTTACACCTCCGCGAAATTCTCACCCACTTTATGTTGGCGCTCATATAGGAGTTGCTGTTTTGGTAATTTCTTGTCCATGTGCTTTTGGAATAGCAGCGCCAATGGCCATTTATTCTTCTTCGATTTTGGCCTCAAAAAATCGAATTTTATTTGCAAATTCAGAGATTTATGAAAAAATTATTACCACAAAAACAATAATTTTTGACAAAACCGGAACTCTAACTGAAGGAAAACCAAAAGTTGTTGAATTTCAAGGTGATTCAAGTTTTTGACCTTTAATTAAGGAAATGGCTCAAAATTCTAAACACCCAATTTCACTTTCAATTCATAATTTTTTACCAGAAAATCAAGTAAAATTCGACAATTTTAAGGTTAGCGAAATTTCAGGTCAAGGCCTAGAACATATTGATTTAGATTCAAATAAATATAGCCTTATTTCTCATGAGTTTGCAAAAAATAATAATTTTTTGATTGATGATAGTTTTAACTTTGATAAGATAGGCAATTACACAGTTTTTGCTAAAAATGATAGAGTTATTGCCGTTTTTTTAATAATTGATCAAGTTAAAGAAAGTGCAAAAAAGGTTGTTAAAAAATTCCAATCTCAAGGGCTAAATTGCATTATTGCCTCAGGAGACAATCCAAAAAATGTCGAAAATGTCGCAAAAATACTGGGAATAAAGCAATTTTATGCAAACTTAAAACCTAATGACAAGTTTGAACTAGTAGAAAAATTAAAAAAAGATACCCCAATTATTTTTGTAGGTGACGGTTTAAATGATATTTTAGCTTTAAAATCCGCTGATCTTTCAATCGCTTTTGAAAGTGGTTCTAACCTTAGTAATTCAATTGCTGATATTTCCTTATTTGAAACAGATCTTGTTATGGTTTATAAATCAATTGAAATTATCAAAAAAACTAATAAATTAGTAAAATTAAACTTTTTGTGAGCAATTTTATTTAATTCGCTTTTCATACCTTTGGCGTTTTTAGGTTTTATAAATCCAGTTTTTTCAATGTCTTTAATGCTGTTTTCATCAATTTTCCTTATTGTTAATACAATTATTTTCAAAAAAAGACATCAGAAGTTTCTCGAAAAAGCTATTTAA
- a CDS encoding AAA family ATPase: protein MKLIKIEIEGFKSFAEPVSIKFDGSIVGIIGPNGSGKSNINDAIKWVLGEKSAKQLRGYNMEDVIFAGSKTVAPVEKAMVKLTFSDESREDSAQIFTISRLIKRGQGTNEYFYNDQPVRYKDIRNLAIEAGISKSSLAIISQGTISEIAESTPEQRKLVIEEVAGTSKYKNDKQEAIVKLDQTLMGIEKIEIRVKELETQAKQLEKQAKNAKIYLEKSKQLESVEVGLIVSDIKKYQAELEKIDEQLSRLKFEEPKFVSEIESNERIINDNVQKRTQTDLEITEKSNQISNLKSEINNINLTYAKMTQLQEMILSQQINVNFEQKIAALKQKYDQILVEKDNFSNLISQNKQTKSEVAQRIADLNAKKSEIDSKLSSLNSEKIISQTQIFELQKTVESRSFLPKGTKVIVENSHLFSGYCGFVSDLIKIPQKYTEAIETALGSSLKQIVVEKPENAVEAINFLKKNHAGSATFIPLSTLKPRFIPDLYLTHLQTQESFIGIGSNLVNYEKKYQILADFLLGGVIVNDTIDNVNKISKFVDHKFVVVTLDGDIVRTSGIISGGFKQKNDSVHSLELRINDLKNKVSFFEKKIQEFKVESNNLEQTINKESYFLQQTQISLDALENKYNAAKNELDKIRIENEGIEAVSQSDEIDSKINETLKQKIELENSIAALESELKILNREKQEYDSQISKLTVLVQQLNQSQRNVNAELNQNQTSKDKYEFLLSNLNTTLSQKYNLTFESALETHQLEIETQDAHDLVNSLNSEIKALGNINLDAIEDFETTSNRLEKLKTSQHELEVARSKILEVISDLDKIIIAKTQEIVDLVNSEFNLVFQNMFGGGSAKIYFSDKNDILNSGIEISAQPPGKTIKNIRLFSGGEKAIIAISLLFSIIKARPIPLCILDEVEAALDESNVIRYVEFLKQLKQKTQFLIITHRHGTMSRVDQLLGITMQKRGVSSIFSVELSKAKEILKDELQ, encoded by the coding sequence ATGAAGTTAATTAAAATTGAAATTGAAGGTTTTAAATCCTTTGCCGAACCTGTTAGCATCAAATTTGACGGTTCTATTGTTGGAATAATTGGACCAAATGGTTCTGGAAAATCAAACATAAATGATGCAATTAAATGGGTTTTAGGTGAAAAATCAGCAAAACAACTACGTGGATACAATATGGAGGATGTTATTTTTGCTGGTTCAAAAACAGTTGCTCCTGTTGAAAAAGCGATGGTAAAATTAACATTTAGCGATGAAAGTCGCGAAGATTCTGCCCAAATTTTTACAATTTCACGACTTATTAAAAGAGGTCAGGGGACTAATGAATATTTTTATAATGACCAACCAGTTCGGTATAAAGATATCCGTAATTTAGCAATTGAGGCTGGAATTTCAAAGTCATCCCTCGCAATTATTTCTCAAGGTACAATCTCTGAAATCGCCGAGTCAACTCCTGAGCAAAGAAAGCTTGTAATTGAAGAAGTTGCTGGAACTTCCAAGTACAAAAATGACAAACAAGAAGCTATTGTAAAACTTGATCAAACCCTTATGGGTATTGAAAAAATTGAAATTCGTGTAAAAGAGCTTGAAACTCAAGCAAAACAACTTGAAAAACAAGCAAAAAATGCCAAAATATATTTAGAAAAATCAAAGCAATTAGAATCAGTTGAAGTTGGATTAATTGTTAGTGATATCAAAAAATATCAAGCTGAATTAGAAAAAATTGACGAGCAATTATCACGCCTTAAATTTGAAGAGCCTAAATTTGTAAGTGAAATTGAATCTAATGAAAGAATAATAAATGACAATGTCCAAAAAAGAACACAAACTGATCTAGAAATTACTGAAAAAAGCAATCAAATAAGTAATCTTAAAAGCGAAATTAACAATATAAACTTAACTTATGCTAAAATGACGCAACTTCAGGAAATGATATTATCCCAGCAAATTAACGTTAATTTTGAACAAAAAATAGCCGCTTTAAAGCAAAAGTATGATCAAATTCTAGTTGAAAAAGACAATTTTTCTAACCTAATTAGTCAAAACAAACAAACAAAATCAGAAGTTGCTCAAAGAATTGCTGATCTAAATGCAAAAAAATCAGAAATTGACTCAAAATTAAGTAGTTTAAATTCAGAAAAAATTATAAGTCAAACACAAATTTTTGAACTGCAAAAAACAGTTGAATCTAGGTCTTTTTTACCCAAAGGTACAAAAGTAATCGTTGAAAATAGTCATCTTTTTTCAGGTTATTGTGGTTTTGTTTCTGATTTAATTAAAATTCCACAAAAATATACAGAAGCAATCGAAACTGCTCTTGGCTCAAGTTTGAAACAAATTGTTGTTGAAAAACCAGAAAATGCCGTTGAGGCGATTAATTTTTTGAAAAAAAATCACGCCGGAAGTGCAACATTTATTCCACTTTCAACATTAAAACCGCGATTTATTCCTGATTTGTATTTAACACACCTTCAGACTCAAGAGAGCTTTATCGGAATTGGTTCTAATTTGGTAAATTATGAGAAAAAATACCAAATTCTAGCTGATTTTTTGCTTGGTGGCGTTATTGTTAATGATACAATCGACAATGTTAATAAAATTTCAAAATTTGTCGATCATAAATTTGTTGTTGTCACTTTAGATGGAGATATTGTCCGTACAAGCGGTATAATTTCCGGTGGTTTTAAGCAAAAAAATGATTCAGTTCATTCTTTGGAATTAAGAATTAATGACCTTAAAAATAAGGTGAGTTTTTTTGAGAAAAAAATACAAGAATTTAAGGTAGAATCTAATAATCTTGAACAAACTATTAACAAAGAGTCTTACTTTTTGCAGCAAACACAAATTTCTCTTGATGCATTAGAAAATAAATATAATGCTGCAAAAAATGAGCTTGACAAAATTAGAATTGAAAATGAAGGAATTGAAGCTGTATCGCAAAGTGATGAAATTGATTCAAAAATCAATGAGACTTTAAAACAAAAAATCGAACTTGAAAATTCAATTGCAGCCCTTGAATCTGAACTAAAAATTTTAAACCGGGAAAAACAAGAATACGACTCCCAAATTTCTAAATTAACAGTTTTAGTTCAGCAACTCAATCAAAGTCAGCGAAATGTTAATGCCGAATTAAATCAAAATCAAACAAGCAAAGATAAATATGAGTTCCTTTTATCGAATCTAAATACTACTTTGTCGCAAAAATATAATCTCACCTTTGAATCAGCCCTTGAAACACACCAATTAGAAATTGAAACTCAAGATGCACACGACCTTGTCAATAGTTTAAATTCGGAAATAAAAGCGCTAGGAAATATAAATCTTGATGCAATTGAAGATTTTGAGACCACATCAAATCGACTAGAAAAATTAAAAACTAGTCAGCACGAACTTGAAGTGGCTAGATCAAAAATTTTAGAAGTAATTTCTGATCTTGACAAAATTATAATCGCAAAAACTCAAGAAATTGTTGACCTTGTAAATTCTGAATTTAACTTAGTTTTTCAAAATATGTTTGGTGGCGGAAGTGCTAAAATTTACTTTAGTGACAAAAATGATATTTTGAATTCTGGAATTGAAATAAGCGCTCAACCGCCAGGCAAAACTATCAAAAATATCCGTCTTTTTTCAGGTGGTGAAAAAGCAATAATCGCAATTTCACTATTATTTTCAATTATAAAAGCCCGGCCAATTCCACTTTGTATTCTTGACGAGGTCGAGGCCGCCCTTGATGAGTCTAACGTAATTCGCTATGTTGAATTTTTAAAGCAATTAAAACAAAAAACACAATTTTTAATTATCACTCACCGTCATGGCACAATGTCACGCGTTGATCAACTTTTAGGAATTACAATGCAAAAACGTGGAGTTAGTTCAATTTTTTCTGTTGAACTTTCCAAAGCAAAAGAAATTTTAAAAGACGAACTTCAATAA
- the rpmG gene encoding 50S ribosomal protein L33, with translation MPREGLTLRCIDCKMENYITKKNKKTKPEKIEVKKHCHKCNKHTLHREKK, from the coding sequence ATGCCAAGAGAAGGACTAACATTAAGATGCATTGATTGTAAAATGGAAAATTACATCACTAAAAAAAATAAAAAAACAAAACCTGAAAAAATTGAAGTAAAAAAACACTGCCACAAATGCAACAAACACACTTTACACCGTGAGAAAAAATAA
- a CDS encoding aminopeptidase P family protein, translating into MNPKYLNKAFEENNLDVIISFSYQTRLWLTKVSATDGLLFIQKSDSYLFVDGRYIEAAQKNAKNCQVLLITKQNLEDFLAKKKYHRIGVEAEYLTVEQLNKIKQWFPNSEIINLSAQLFRIIKTDEEIQNIQKAVNITLEAYSKILPKIQPGLTEKSVDIELNYQMKLLGAEKESFDSIIATGPNSAMPHWRASLAKILDNDLLKIDFGALYNGYCADITRTSYLGKLEAKKEEILEIVKKAAELGRKKVAPGVKASEIDKACRDYIDQKCYGQYFVHSTGHGVGIDIHELPVVSANSDTILEPGMVITVEPGIYIPGLGGARIEDVVLVTENGFKTLSREEES; encoded by the coding sequence ATGAATCCTAAATATTTAAATAAAGCTTTTGAAGAAAATAATTTAGATGTTATAATTTCATTTTCTTACCAAACTCGCCTTTGATTGACAAAAGTTTCTGCTACTGATGGACTTTTATTTATTCAAAAGAGCGATTCTTATTTGTTTGTTGATGGCCGTTATATTGAAGCAGCCCAAAAAAATGCTAAAAATTGCCAAGTTTTACTAATTACCAAGCAAAATCTTGAAGACTTTTTAGCCAAAAAAAAATATCACCGAATTGGAGTTGAGGCTGAATATTTAACAGTTGAACAACTTAATAAAATCAAACAGTGATTCCCTAATTCTGAAATTATCAATTTATCAGCTCAACTTTTTCGAATTATTAAAACTGACGAAGAAATTCAAAACATCCAAAAAGCAGTTAATATTACACTTGAAGCCTACAGCAAAATTTTGCCAAAAATTCAACCAGGACTGACTGAAAAATCAGTTGATATTGAACTAAATTATCAAATGAAATTACTTGGTGCTGAAAAAGAATCTTTTGATTCAATAATTGCAACCGGTCCAAATTCAGCAATGCCTCATTGAAGAGCCAGTTTGGCAAAAATTCTTGACAATGATCTTCTAAAAATTGATTTTGGCGCTCTTTATAATGGTTATTGTGCTGATATTACTAGAACTTCATATCTTGGAAAACTTGAGGCAAAAAAAGAGGAAATTCTTGAAATAGTCAAAAAAGCTGCAGAATTAGGGCGTAAAAAAGTTGCCCCAGGTGTTAAGGCATCAGAAATTGACAAAGCTTGCCGTGATTATATTGACCAAAAATGTTATGGACAATATTTTGTTCATTCAACTGGTCACGGAGTTGGAATTGATATTCACGAATTGCCGGTTGTTAGTGCTAATAGTGATACAATTTTAGAGCCAGGAATGGTTATAACCGTTGAACCTGGAATATATATCCCCGGACTGGGTGGTGCTCGAATCGAGGATGTTGTTCTTGTAACTGAAAATGGATTTAAAACACTTTCTCGCGAAGAAGAATCGTAA
- a CDS encoding alpha-ketoacid dehydrogenase subunit beta → MANSDKIALNNIGAVTNAIDLMMEKDPRVVLWGEDAGFEGGVFRATEGLQKKYGIDRVWDAPIAEASICGVAVGAAIAGLRPIAEMQFQGFSFPAFQQLFAHAVRYRNRSRGRFTVPMVLRMPMAGGVRALEHHSEAIEAMFAHIPGVKVVMPSTPYDTKGLLIAAINDPDPVVFLEPKKIYRAFKQEVPAGIYEVPIGKANVIKEGSDLTLVTYGAQVHESIAAIQALSSTPGLEDVDVELIDLRTIKPVDTETIIESVKKTGRILVVHEAVKSFSVSAEIITRVNEKAFEYLEAAPARLTGYDITVPLAKGENFHTITKEKIIDKIRQIMNS, encoded by the coding sequence ATGGCAAATTCAGATAAAATCGCTCTAAATAATATCGGTGCAGTTACAAATGCTATTGATTTAATGATGGAAAAAGATCCTCGCGTTGTTCTTTGAGGAGAAGATGCTGGATTTGAAGGTGGAGTTTTCCGTGCAACTGAAGGATTACAAAAAAAATACGGAATTGATCGTGTTTGAGACGCCCCAATAGCCGAAGCATCTATTTGTGGTGTTGCAGTTGGAGCAGCCATTGCCGGGTTACGTCCAATTGCAGAAATGCAATTCCAAGGTTTCTCATTCCCTGCCTTTCAACAGCTTTTTGCTCACGCAGTCCGTTATCGTAACCGTTCTCGTGGTCGGTTTACTGTGCCAATGGTTTTAAGAATGCCAATGGCAGGTGGAGTTCGTGCTCTAGAGCACCACTCAGAAGCAATTGAAGCAATGTTCGCCCACATTCCTGGAGTAAAAGTTGTTATGCCTTCAACTCCATATGACACTAAAGGTCTTTTAATTGCCGCAATTAATGACCCAGATCCGGTTGTATTTCTTGAGCCAAAAAAAATATACCGTGCATTTAAACAAGAAGTTCCTGCTGGAATTTACGAAGTTCCAATCGGAAAAGCTAATGTAATTAAAGAAGGAAGTGACTTAACACTCGTAACTTACGGTGCTCAAGTTCATGAATCAATCGCCGCTATTCAAGCTCTTAGTTCAACTCCTGGACTTGAAGATGTTGATGTTGAATTAATTGACTTAAGAACAATTAAGCCAGTTGATACTGAAACTATTATCGAATCAGTTAAGAAAACTGGACGTATTTTAGTTGTTCACGAAGCTGTTAAATCTTTTTCAGTTTCAGCCGAAATTATAACTCGTGTTAACGAAAAAGCATTTGAATATTTAGAAGCAGCTCCTGCTCGTCTTACTGGATATGACATTACAGTTCCGTTAGCAAAAGGTGAAAATTTCCACACAATTACAAAAGAAAAAATAATCGATAAAATTCGCCAAATTATGAACTCTTAA